In a single window of the Daphnia carinata strain CSIRO-1 chromosome 4, CSIRO_AGI_Dcar_HiC_V3, whole genome shotgun sequence genome:
- the LOC130687405 gene encoding uncharacterized protein LOC130687405 — MLKAGHYTDLLRQVNELKRQLHLVEAERKACEDEGSETIKRNQQQLNRLKQDVGDIKSELSDTVRNTRQNHPTQSSQMGILQLLKENNIDYSKYKLTKSSEEILTDLDWRIADIVKQADLTKHEIQVIYQRINEIDEQLALDSEPSRAESPTRVLSSTASSLSPVKSSATSFPMTKVIDEEATLTEIQSIRQKMAEAYHIQRQYKTILDVISGERIGYESQLTELEKSTADSKVEAAKLKDVREAAKRARDVAKTELQHHEETLVASTRETDRLLSDYKRRIDEMKSTASNASNRHVRNPTTQMTGRVTLPTGSAATSAAGAASGEISLADQEARQALHETKKAIDHLRSVTGAADVRSTIRIVESQKEKCDELRQQFHVLQERVQYLAQLKETLLSRLNQLIEAQAMSSSTSTRPTPRFLEELFADDGSLATPRYKAASMNGEYQMAHEDEQQIDCNEALGSVASAIINICSQIPFGPPVEETNYPTQSASMTDHLNVLNLLESKLSSLMELVKSLDAIKAEPSTVNTNPNNNPDLLYSQMGHLSLPSSPRPAEPKSTQPNDASGTAAAAAAAAAGAAATTVATDRAGRVSNPKLRVGNESGSDEDQVPTRGFLKRQTRIIVEAKTKKQNQRPRKND; from the exons ATGTTGAAAGCTGGACACTACACGGATCTGCTCCGTCAAGTGAACGAACTCAAACGCCAACTGCATCTGGTCG AGGCGGAGCGCAAGGCGTGCGAGGACGAAGGCAGCGAGACGATCAAAAGGAACCAACAGCAGCTCAATCGACTGAAACAAGATG TGGGCGACATCAAATCGGAGCTGAGCGACACGGTGAGGAACACCCGGCAAAATCATCCGACGCAATCGAGCCAAATGGGCATCCTTCAGTTGCTGAAAGAGAACAACATCGACTACAGCAAATACAAGCTGACCAAATCGTCGGAGGAGATTCTCACCGACCTCGACTGGCGCATTGCCGACATAGTCAAACAAGCCGACCTAACTAAACATGAAATACAAGTG ATTTACCAGAGGATCAACGAGATCGATGAACAGCTGGCCCTGGATTCGGAACCGAGTCGAGCGGAGAGCCCGACGCGCGTGTTATCGTCTACTGCATCGTCATTATCGCCGGTCAAATCATCAGCCACGTCATTTCCCATGACCAAG GTGATTGATGAGGAAGCAACACTGACGGAGATTCAAAGCATCCGACAGAAGATGGCCGAAGCTTACCACATACAGCGCCAGTACAAGACAATTCTGGACGTGATCAGCGGCGAAAGGATCGGTTACGAAAGTCAACTCACCGAGCTGGAAAAAAGTACGGCCGATTCTAAAGTAGAAGCCGCTAAGCTCaag GATGTGAGAGAAGCGGCCAAACGAGCCAGAGATGTGGCCAAGACGGAACTGCAGCATCACGAGGAGACTCTGGTGGCCTCCACGAGAGAAACCGACCGCCTTCTCAGCGACTACAA GCGTCGCATTGACGAAATGAAATCGACGGCGTCCAACGCGTCCAACCGGCATGTCCGCAACCCGACGACACAAATGACGGGCCGCGTCACGCTACCCACAGGGTCGGCGGCCACTTCGGCCGCTGGCGCGGCTTCTGGAGAAATTTCGCTTGCAGATCAGGAAGCGAGACAGGCCCTTCACGAGACCAAAAAGGCCATCGATCACTTGAGATCCGTTACtg gtgcggCGGACGTCCGTTCGACAATCCGCATCGTCGAATCGCAGAAGGAGAAGTGCGACGAGCTGAGGCAACAGTTTCACGTCCTCCAAGAGCGGGTCCAATACTTGGCACAGCTGAAGGAGACGCTATTGTCTCGTTTGAATCAATTAATCGAGGCGCAGGCGATGTCGAGCAGTACCAGCACCCGGCCGACGCCCCGATTCCTTGAAGAACTGTTTGCCGATGACGGTTCGTTAGCCACTCCACGCTACAAGGCGGCCAGCATGAACGGTGAATACCAAATGGCTCACGAGGACGAACAGCAGATCGACTGCAACGAAGCGCTGGGATCCGTCGCGTCGGCCATCATCAACATTTGCTCTCAA ATTCCCTTCGGCCCACCCGTCGAGGAAACGAATTATCCGACTCAGTCCGCCTCGATGACCGATCATCTGAACGTTCTCAATCTACTGGAGAGTAAGCTGTCGTCGTTGATGGAGCTGGTCAAGAGTCTCGACGCCATCAAGGCAGAACCGTCAACGGTCAATACTAATCCAAACAACAACCCGGACCTTCTCTATTCACAG atgggCCATCTGTCATTGCCGTCAAGTCCACGGCCAGCCGAGCCAAAGTCAACGCAGCCGAACGATGCGTCTGGaacagcggcggcggcggcggcggcggcggctggAGCAGCCGCCACGACCGTTGCAACGGACCGTGCCGGACGGGTAAGCAACCCCAAATTGAGGGTTGGCAACGAATCGGGTTCAGACGAGGACCAAGTACCGACTCGAGGCTTCCTCAAACGGCAGACGCGCATCATCGTCGAGgccaagacaaaaaaacagaaccaGCGACCCAgaaaaaacgattaa